CACCGGCGATGCTGGACGCCGCACGGGCCCGGCTGGCCGGGTTGCCGAACGTGACCGTCGCCGCCGGCAGCCTCGAGGCGCTGCCGCTCGGTGACGCATCGCTGGACGTCGCAGTCCTGATGTTGGTGTTGCACCACGTGGCGGAACCGTCCCGGGTGCTGCAGGAGGCGCGGCGGGTGCTCCGCGCAGGTGGTCGGCTGGTGATCGCGGACATGGCGGCCCACGAGCGTGAGGAGTACCGCACGCAGATGGGCCATGTCTGGCTGGGCTTCGACGAGCGTTCGCTGCGCGAATGGCTCACGAAGGCGGGGTTTCACACCGCCCGTCACGTGGCGCTGCCGGCGGATCCGGCGGCCGTGGGGCCGGCGCTGTTCACGATGGTAGCATCCTGATTTCATTCCGAGGAAATTCCCGATGGCGACTGCAGTACAGACCGAGCTCGAGAGCATGATGTCGATGGCGCGCCCGCCGTACGCGGTCCGCGACCTGTCGCTGGCCGAGTGGGGCCGCAAGGAACTCCGCCTCGCCGAGGTGGAGATGCCGGGCCTGATGGCCCTGCGCGAGGAATACCGCGGCAAGTTCCCGCTCAAGGGCGCGCGCATCATGGGCTCCCTGCACATGACCGTGCAGACGGCCGTGCTGATCGAGACGCTGGTGGAACTCGGCGCCGACGTGCGCTGGGTGTCGTGCAACATCTTCTCGACCCAGGACCATGCCGCGGCGGCCGTGGCCGTGGGCCCGACGGGCACCGTCGCCGAGCCGAAGGGCGTGCCGGTGTACGCGTGGAAGGGTGAGTCGCTCGAGGAATACTGGTGGTGCACGGAGCAGGCGCTGATGTGGCCCGACGGCGGTGGCCCGAACCTGCTGCTGGATGACGGCGGCGACGCCACGCTGCTGGTGCACCGTGGTGCCGAGTACGAGAAGGCGGGCGCCGTGCCGGGCTTCGATGCCGACAACGAGCCGGAAGAGTGGGGCGTGATCCTGGACCTGCTGCGCGCCGAGCAGCAGAAGAACCCGGGCCGCTGGACGAAGGTGCTGGCCGCGATCCGCGGCGTCTCCGAGGAGACGACGACGGGTGTGCACCGCCTGTACGAGATGGAGAAGGCCGGCACGCTCGCCTTCCCGGCCATCAACGTGAACGACGCCGTGACGAAGTCGAAGTTCGACAACCTCTACGGC
This portion of the Gemmatimonadaceae bacterium genome encodes:
- a CDS encoding adenosylhomocysteinase, whose protein sequence is MMSMARPPYAVRDLSLAEWGRKELRLAEVEMPGLMALREEYRGKFPLKGARIMGSLHMTVQTAVLIETLVELGADVRWVSCNIFSTQDHAAAAVAVGPTGTVAEPKGVPVYAWKGESLEEYWWCTEQALMWPDGGGPNLLLDDGGDATLLVHRGAEYEKAGAVPGFDADNEPEEWGVILDLLRAEQQKNPGRWTKVLAAIRGVSEETTTGVHRLYEMEKAGTLAFPAINVNDAVTKSKFDNLYGCRHSIIDGLNRATDVMLAGKIAVVMGYGDVGKGCAQALKGQGARVVVTEIDPICALQAALEGYQVTTLEDVVENADIFISATGNKNVITVEHMGRMKDKAIIANIGHFDNEIDMAGLKKVEGMRRINIKPQYDEFVLPNGRSILILAEGRLMNLGCATGHPSFVMSASFTNQVLAQIDLHTNASKYPNKVFTLPKHLDEKVARLHLPKLGVKLTQLTPEQASYLGVTNAGPFKPDHYRY